The Pseudomonadota bacterium region GAGCGCCCTCATATCCGTGCTCCTCGCCCGCTTCATTGTCCTCCCCGTGCGCCGCATCCGTGAGGCGGGCCGCCGCGTCGCCGACGGTGATCTCTCGGTGCGCGTGGCGCATACGGTCGGAAATCGATCGGACGACATCGCGAGCCTGGCGCGGGATTTCGATCGCATGACCGAGCAGGTCGAGGGCTCACTGCTAGATCAGCAGCGCCTAATGCGCGACGTGTCACACGAGCTTCGCTCGCCCCTAGCGCGCTTGCTTGCGCTGATCTCCATCGCTCGCCAGCGCGCCGCCGTTGACGACAGCGCAAGTGCCACGCAACTAGACCGCATGGAGCACGAGCTCAACCGAGTGGACGAGCTCATCTCGAGCATCCTCGTCTTTGCCAAGCTGGATAGCGCTCAGCAGCTGCACAAGCAGCCCGTGGATTTGGTCGATCTACTGGAGAACGTAGTGGACGATGCAAGCCTCGAAGCCCACGCGCAGGGGAAGGAGGTGCAGCTCCTAACGAGCCCCGATCAGCTGGTAATGCCGCTGGACAGCGAAATCGCCAGCGCGTTCGAGAACGTCGTGCGCAACGCGGTACGCCACACACCGCCTGGATCACCGGTAGAGGTCGCGATCGCGCGCAGCGCCGACGGCGTCTGCGTAACGGTGGACGATCAGGGGACAGGCGTCCCTGCCGACGTGCTGCCGCAACTGTTCGCCCCTTTCTTCCGTGTGGAGGAAGGGCGTCGCACGCGATCGGGCAGTGGGGGTCTGGGCCTTGCGATCGCAGAGCGCAGCGTGCGTCTGCACGGGGGAGACATCGTCGCGGGCAATCGACCTGAGGGCGGGCTCAGGGTCACCATCACCCTACCCCTATCGGAATCCTAGATTACGGGAAGGTCAGGCGGCAGGATGCCGCCGCTCAAGGCAGCTGGGCGGCGATTCCTCGCCGCCAGTGGGACTGGCTCACGCGTTGCGACGCCGGCCTACGCCGAGCAGGCTAAGCAGACCCGCACCAAACAGCCAGGCCGCAGCCGGTAGTGGCACGGCCGACACCTGGAAGTCAAAGCTCCACCCGGTGAAGTCCTCGCCCGTCTGCTGGATCACGATGGAGTAGTCGCCCGGGCCCAGGGGGATCTCGAAGGGCCCACCGGTGAGCGAGTCGTTTGCCATCAGATCGAGGAAATCGCCCCCTATATCGGGTACTAACAGGACACCGCCCAGGAAGAAATCCAGGTTGTCCGTACCCGGAACCTCGCTGGTGATGCCCTCGCTGATCGCGATGTAACCCGTGTTGCCCGGCTCACCCGTATCGAGGTCGACGTAGTCGAGCAGGATAATGCGATCCAGCTGCTCGCCCGCCTCAATCGTGAAGGTGAGGAAGTCGCGGGTG contains the following coding sequences:
- a CDS encoding VPLPA-CTERM sorting domain-containing protein, whose amino-acid sequence is MRFPSALALSLGIFATTHALGANYDESVDGDLSTEPETPTFIDFDVGSNIVTGSVVSPDDTRDFLTFTIEAGEQLDRIILLDYVDLDTGEPGNTGYIAISEGITSEVPGTDNLDFFLGGVLLVPDIGGDFLDLMANDSLTGGPFEIPLGPGDYSIVIQQTGEDFTGWSFDFQVSAVPLPAAAWLFGAGLLSLLGVGRRRNA
- a CDS encoding ATP-binding protein; protein product: MAFYQRIMIASWGIFLLTMAIALSAAHFAPRTDESPSTQRLVTRLVQQVARDLSAGLAQDPSSAVEQLLTRQSLGLSPILDIYVIDPQGQDVLARPLPRRVAEVYKGERAHSSPGLHVNTEGLAGYTVIGDDQLFPLAQVLVRPGGRYFILGVALVVSALISVLLARFIVLPVRRIREAGRRVADGDLSVRVAHTVGNRSDDIASLARDFDRMTEQVEGSLLDQQRLMRDVSHELRSPLARLLALISIARQRAAVDDSASATQLDRMEHELNRVDELISSILVFAKLDSAQQLHKQPVDLVDLLENVVDDASLEAHAQGKEVQLLTSPDQLVMPLDSEIASAFENVVRNAVRHTPPGSPVEVAIARSADGVCVTVDDQGTGVPADVLPQLFAPFFRVEEGRRTRSGSGGLGLAIAERSVRLHGGDIVAGNRPEGGLRVTITLPLSES